The proteins below come from a single Rosa rugosa chromosome 2, drRosRugo1.1, whole genome shotgun sequence genomic window:
- the LOC133732322 gene encoding uncharacterized protein LOC133732322 yields MVLMKEFRIVMPMSLEEYQVAQAYMVTKMQQQNTNSTEGVEILENKSFEDDVFGKGQYTSKVYRLQSKAPTWLTTFAPADALIMQEEAWNAYPRCKTVIKCPYFTKFQLTIETVHRADNGQSENVHGLSKEILAARDVEIVDIASSARDYWSYVVGSNNTDFSNFKSEKTGRGPLLEGWQDTSSPVMTAYKLVTIDAPYWGFGYKLEQALLLGERALFLESHRNCFAWIDEWFGMTMQQLRELDQQSDSLAELQKHGRPTLVKSMDDFGQRLSPESEDIYLGQRSQLSTQLST; encoded by the exons ATGGTTCTGATGAAGGAATT TCGTATTGTGATGCCCATGTCTCTAGAAGAG TATCAAGTTGCTCAGGCATATATGGTCACAAAGATGCAGCAACAGAACACGAATAGTACGGAAGGGGTGGAAATTTTAGAGAATAAATCCTTTGAAGATGATGTCTTTGGAAAGGGTCAATACACTTCTAAGGTTTATCGTCTACAAAG CAAAGCTCCTACTTGGCTTACAACTTTTGCACCAGCAGATGCACTCATCATGCAAGAGGAAGCCTGGAACGCATACCCAAGATGCAAAACAG TAATCAAG TGCCCATACTTCACCAAATTTCAGTTGACCATTGAAACTGTTCATAGGGCTGATAATGGTCAGTCCGAAAAT GTACATGGTCTAAGCAAAGAAATATTAGCAGCCAGGGATGTGGAAATTGTTGATATAGCTTCATCTGCAAGGGATTACTGGAGTTACGTGGTTGGTAGTAACAATACAGACTTCTCTAATTTTAAATCAGAGAAGACTGGCCGTGGTCCACTTTTAGAGGGATGGCAG GATACGTCAAGTCCAGTTATGACAGCCTACAAGTTGGTCACCATAGATGCGCCATATTGGGGATTTGGCTATAAACTTGAACAAGCTTTGCTATTG GGTGAAAGGGCTCTTTTCCTTGAAAGTCACCGCAATTGTTTTGCTTGGATAGATGAATGGTTTGGAATGACTATGCAACAGCTACGTGAACTTGATCAACAAAGCGACTCATTAGCTGAG CTGCAGAAACATGGGAGGCCAACTTTGGTGAAGAGCATGGACGATTTTGGCCAGAGATTATCACCCGAAAGTGAAGACATTTATCTTGGCCAGAGGTCTCAACTCTCAACTCAACTATCAACTTAA